A genomic window from Thermococcus nautili includes:
- a CDS encoding dihydropteroate synthase-like protein yields the protein MRILLVTGKLAEPLVRKYGKGCDVLVTPVSVAAFLTPELIVRYLKRAGVRSEDYDLILIPGLVRGSAQPIEDEIGIPTFKGPRNAMDLPAVLRALERGFRLSKEKPADELFSLDGLKKVEDIRNKTKDRRYIERALKKPWNVLIGNLPVGKDFPTRILGEVVDAPRLGVDGTVEKALYYLREGADIIDIGMVAGETNLDFIELIPEIRERLKERGFDVPISFDSLNAVEIEKALSYADLFLSVDEGNLEALVTEKPVVLIPTNQREGFFPPRPSERVEFLERLKEKALDLGYKTLIPDLILEQVPHLARSITAFHLYRERNPDDVLLAGVGNVVELYDADSVGMNALLAGIAKELSISLLLTTETSAKAKGSVRELRRAVDMNLFEIPKDLGFDLLILKEKRTREWRFEPAREVVEARERPVGLEPVYFRIWVEGGRIWVNAHRGTEAVLTVVGDEPNAIIDTILERFEISPRHAFYLGRELERAYTALKLRRSYVQEVELFPEFYSRDSH from the coding sequence ATGAGAATCCTCCTCGTCACAGGTAAACTCGCCGAACCGCTCGTGAGGAAGTACGGGAAAGGCTGCGACGTCCTCGTCACGCCGGTCAGCGTCGCGGCTTTCTTAACTCCCGAGCTGATAGTCCGCTACCTGAAGAGGGCCGGCGTGAGAAGCGAGGACTACGACTTAATTCTGATTCCCGGTCTCGTCAGGGGTTCAGCCCAACCCATCGAGGATGAAATAGGGATTCCAACCTTTAAAGGGCCGAGGAACGCGATGGACCTTCCCGCGGTGCTGAGGGCATTGGAGAGGGGTTTCAGGCTGAGCAAGGAGAAGCCGGCGGACGAGCTTTTCTCCCTCGACGGCCTAAAGAAGGTCGAGGACATCAGGAACAAGACTAAGGACAGGCGCTACATCGAGAGGGCCCTTAAGAAGCCCTGGAATGTCCTCATCGGCAACTTACCTGTCGGGAAAGATTTCCCGACGAGGATTCTCGGCGAGGTCGTTGACGCTCCGAGACTCGGCGTAGATGGGACGGTTGAGAAGGCCCTCTACTACCTCCGCGAGGGGGCAGATATAATCGACATCGGGATGGTTGCTGGAGAAACGAACCTCGATTTCATTGAGCTGATTCCTGAAATCCGCGAGAGGCTCAAAGAGAGAGGCTTCGACGTCCCGATTAGCTTCGACTCCCTTAACGCGGTTGAAATCGAGAAAGCTTTGAGCTATGCAGACCTCTTCCTGAGCGTCGACGAGGGCAACCTTGAGGCGCTCGTCACTGAAAAACCGGTCGTTCTAATCCCGACGAACCAGAGGGAAGGCTTCTTCCCCCCTAGGCCCTCGGAGAGAGTTGAGTTCCTTGAGAGGCTCAAGGAGAAAGCTCTGGATTTGGGCTACAAGACCCTAATCCCGGATTTAATCCTCGAGCAGGTTCCCCACCTGGCGCGCTCGATAACGGCCTTCCACCTCTACCGCGAGAGGAACCCGGACGACGTTCTTCTCGCTGGAGTCGGCAACGTGGTTGAGCTCTACGACGCCGACAGCGTGGGAATGAACGCCCTATTGGCAGGAATCGCGAAGGAGCTTTCGATAAGCCTTCTCCTCACGACGGAGACGAGCGCAAAGGCTAAGGGCTCGGTAAGGGAACTCAGAAGGGCCGTGGACATGAACCTCTTTGAGATTCCAAAGGATTTGGGCTTCGACCTGCTCATCCTGAAGGAGAAGAGAACCAGGGAGTGGCGCTTCGAGCCGGCTCGGGAGGTCGTTGAGGCGAGGGAAAGACCCGTTGGGCTTGAGCCGGTTTACTTCCGCATCTGGGTTGAGGGGGGAAGAATCTGGGTGAACGCCCACCGGGGAACGGAGGCCGTTCTAACGGTCGTCGGCGACGAGCCAAACGCGATAATCGACACGATTCTTGAGCGCTTCGAGATAAGCCCGAGGCACGCCTTCTACCTCGGCCGTGAGCTAGAGAGGGCTTACACGGCCTTAAAATTGAGGAGGAGCTACGTTCAGGAGGTTGAGCTGTTCCCGGAGTTTTATTCTCGCGATTCTCACTGA
- the mce gene encoding methylmalonyl-CoA epimerase: MFKKIDHVGIAVKNLEEAIKVWEGLGLKVEEIEEVPDQKVRTAIIHIGESRIELLEPTAEDSPIAKFIAKRGEGIHHIALGVTNIEEHLKELKEKGYRLIDEEPRIGAGGAKIAFVHPKAVTGVLLELCERKE, from the coding sequence ATGTTCAAGAAGATAGACCACGTTGGTATAGCCGTTAAGAACCTTGAGGAGGCCATAAAGGTCTGGGAGGGCCTTGGCCTGAAAGTTGAGGAAATCGAGGAAGTGCCAGACCAGAAGGTTAGAACCGCGATAATCCACATCGGCGAGAGCAGGATTGAGCTTTTGGAACCCACGGCCGAGGACTCGCCGATAGCGAAGTTCATAGCCAAGCGCGGTGAGGGAATACACCACATAGCCCTCGGCGTTACTAACATCGAGGAACATCTCAAGGAGCTCAAGGAGAAGGGCTACAGGCTTATAGATGAGGAGCCGAGGATTGGAGCCGGCGGAGCGAAGATAGCCTTCGTCCACCCGAAGGCCGTAACCGGTGTGCTTCTCGAACTCTGCGAGAGGAAGGAGTGA
- a CDS encoding PHP domain-containing protein, which yields MIHDSHTHTLHSDGLGEVFENIAEAERKGLSLVAITDHSHYLLRGNFNAYLSEIRRWGEDSEITVLAGIEGNITPNGVDVPDWMAEKLDFVIASVHEWVDRPEQYVELVRVALLDENVDVIGHFGASFPYIGYPSWEDLLELIALAEERGKAFEISSRYRVPDLEFVRECIKRGVKLTFASDAHRPEKVGNVGWSVAVFRKAGGKLEDLLFAPYL from the coding sequence ATGATTCACGATTCGCACACCCACACGCTCCACTCTGACGGCCTCGGAGAGGTCTTCGAGAACATCGCGGAGGCCGAGCGGAAGGGCCTTTCGCTCGTTGCGATAACGGACCACAGCCACTACCTCCTGCGGGGTAACTTCAACGCTTACCTGAGCGAGATAAGGCGCTGGGGCGAGGATAGCGAGATAACGGTTTTAGCGGGAATCGAGGGCAACATAACTCCCAACGGCGTTGACGTGCCGGACTGGATGGCAGAGAAGCTCGACTTCGTGATAGCGAGCGTTCACGAGTGGGTTGACCGGCCGGAGCAGTACGTCGAGCTCGTTAGGGTTGCCCTTCTCGACGAGAACGTCGACGTAATAGGCCACTTCGGGGCGAGCTTTCCCTACATTGGCTACCCCTCATGGGAGGACCTCCTTGAACTCATCGCGCTTGCCGAGGAAAGGGGAAAGGCCTTTGAGATAAGCTCCCGCTACCGCGTTCCGGATTTGGAGTTCGTGAGGGAGTGCATAAAGAGGGGCGTTAAGCTGACCTTCGCCAGCGACGCCCACAGGCCGGAGAAGGTTGGAAACGTCGGCTGGAGCGTGGCGGTCTTCCGAAAAGCCGGCGGAAAGCTTGAGGATTTGCTCTTTGCCCCCTACCTGTGA
- a CDS encoding DUF835 domain-containing protein — protein sequence MERDPSEVMKEIVNRLKNLSAKELLSYAIFNERDEVEYYAELAKRAKRRSVKVLFRKMSEESKVHENMLRELFKKLFPGEEPVKVDAPPVEVYPFYPEFESAEDYVSALRYCMESELFAKQTYELLASVARDEEVRKLALDLAAMEQGHYEEIKRVYDLMEAFERRHSSPWELDSGAYLLTDDVKARYFLLDFLDEPKELLALVRENPHRFREFIEGSGRVFWITKTDVEGAVPPELLPDMRNELSRFFRECSSRERRGVVFLQNLGYLVSQLGFKDTLDFVLYVKDLAIINDGYLIVTAIPEAFEKKEWAILTSELELIS from the coding sequence ATGGAGCGGGACCCGAGTGAGGTAATGAAGGAAATCGTGAATCGTCTGAAAAATCTTTCAGCCAAGGAGTTGCTGAGCTACGCGATTTTCAACGAGAGGGATGAGGTTGAGTACTACGCCGAACTCGCAAAGAGGGCCAAGCGCAGGAGCGTGAAGGTCCTCTTCAGGAAAATGAGCGAGGAGAGCAAAGTTCATGAGAACATGCTTCGCGAGCTCTTCAAAAAGCTCTTCCCCGGTGAGGAGCCCGTGAAGGTGGACGCCCCTCCGGTGGAGGTCTACCCGTTCTACCCAGAGTTCGAGAGCGCCGAGGATTACGTCTCCGCCCTGCGCTACTGTATGGAGAGCGAGCTCTTCGCAAAGCAGACCTACGAGCTCCTTGCGAGCGTTGCCCGGGACGAGGAGGTCAGGAAGCTTGCACTCGACCTCGCGGCTATGGAGCAGGGGCATTACGAGGAGATAAAGCGGGTCTACGACCTTATGGAGGCCTTTGAGCGGAGGCACAGTTCTCCCTGGGAGCTCGACTCCGGAGCTTACCTGCTCACGGACGACGTCAAGGCGAGGTACTTCCTCCTCGACTTTCTCGACGAGCCGAAGGAGCTCCTTGCCCTCGTCCGCGAGAATCCCCACAGGTTCAGGGAGTTCATAGAGGGCTCCGGCAGGGTGTTCTGGATTACAAAGACGGACGTGGAGGGTGCCGTTCCCCCAGAACTCCTGCCCGATATGAGGAACGAGCTGTCCCGCTTCTTCAGGGAATGCTCGTCGCGGGAACGGCGCGGCGTCGTGTTCCTCCAGAACCTCGGCTACCTCGTTAGCCAGCTCGGCTTCAAGGACACCCTTGACTTCGTTCTCTACGTCAAGGACCTCGCAATCATCAACGACGGCTACCTTATAGTGACGGCGATTCCAGAGGCTTTCGAAAAGAAGGAGTGGGCGATTCTCACGTCGGAGCTCGAGCTAATCTCTTGA
- a CDS encoding cobalamin B12-binding domain-containing protein, giving the protein MVERSKVRVVIAKPGLDGHDRGAKVVARALKEAGYEVIYTGIRQTPEQIVETVIQEDAAVLGISILSGAHMVLIPKIIKLLEERGIKPNEDIVIFAGGIIPPDDAEELKKMGVAEVFGPGTPLRTVIEFVDRAVENLKRFKA; this is encoded by the coding sequence ATGGTCGAGCGCTCAAAGGTTCGCGTCGTCATAGCGAAGCCCGGTCTTGACGGTCACGACAGGGGAGCCAAGGTTGTGGCGAGGGCCCTGAAGGAGGCAGGATACGAGGTTATCTACACGGGAATCAGGCAGACACCGGAGCAGATAGTCGAGACGGTTATTCAGGAAGATGCCGCAGTCCTTGGGATAAGCATCCTCTCTGGCGCGCACATGGTCCTTATTCCGAAGATTATCAAGCTCCTTGAGGAGAGAGGCATAAAGCCGAACGAGGACATCGTAATCTTCGCCGGCGGAATAATCCCGCCTGACGACGCGGAGGAGCTGAAGAAGATGGGCGTCGCGGAGGTCTTTGGCCCGGGAACGCCCCTGAGAACGGTGATAGAGTTCGTTGACAGGGCCGTCGAGAACCTCAAGCGCTTCAAGGCTTAA
- a CDS encoding YchF/TatD family DNA exonuclease, translating to MIDAHAHFEFYKKDAPKVIEECRKELRAVVDSITEYRKTHVWKSWELLRPYFGFIFPTLGYHPNEARRGNWEKVKKVEDFIREHSKEIVAIGEIGLDYHYAENEAQRENQREIFRHFLELAVELDLPVVIHAREAEGEAYELVQRAGVRAYFHSYAGSVELAKEIVENGHVIGINTGIVFIPEVRAVAGAIDVDYLLAETDSPYMSPFKGQRNVPCNVRVAVEWIAKLQGLEFEEVERETEKNTVEFFALEVKA from the coding sequence ATGATTGACGCACACGCCCACTTCGAGTTCTACAAAAAGGACGCTCCAAAGGTTATCGAAGAGTGCCGGAAAGAGCTCAGGGCAGTGGTAGACTCAATAACCGAGTACCGGAAGACCCACGTCTGGAAGAGCTGGGAACTGCTCAGGCCATACTTCGGCTTCATCTTTCCGACCCTCGGCTACCACCCGAACGAAGCGCGCAGGGGCAACTGGGAGAAGGTGAAAAAGGTCGAGGACTTCATCAGGGAGCACTCGAAAGAGATAGTCGCCATCGGGGAGATAGGCCTCGACTACCACTACGCCGAGAACGAGGCGCAGAGGGAAAACCAGCGCGAAATCTTCAGGCACTTCCTCGAGCTGGCCGTTGAGCTCGACCTTCCGGTCGTGATACACGCCCGCGAGGCCGAGGGAGAGGCCTACGAGCTGGTTCAAAGGGCGGGCGTTAGGGCTTACTTCCACTCCTACGCCGGGAGCGTCGAGCTTGCTAAAGAGATAGTCGAGAACGGCCACGTCATAGGGATAAACACAGGGATAGTCTTCATCCCAGAGGTGAGGGCAGTTGCCGGGGCTATAGACGTGGATTACCTTTTAGCCGAGACGGACAGTCCATACATGAGCCCCTTCAAGGGACAGCGCAACGTCCCGTGCAACGTTCGCGTTGCGGTTGAGTGGATAGCCAAGCTCCAAGGGCTGGAGTTTGAAGAGGTCGAGAGGGAAACAGAGAAAAACACGGTCGAGTTCTTTGCTCTGGAGGTGAAAGCATGA
- a CDS encoding DUF3216 domain-containing protein, whose protein sequence is MKVEEAEKVRALLKELGEEALIARLDSFIALNEGLETKKGEDYIKLSILSFLEGLLMTLKMKYPGKGEVADLYEEIRAKRAELDELFRKPAMQNLQ, encoded by the coding sequence ATGAAGGTCGAAGAGGCCGAAAAGGTTCGGGCGCTTTTGAAGGAACTCGGTGAAGAGGCTTTAATAGCGAGGCTGGACTCATTCATCGCTTTAAACGAGGGTCTTGAGACCAAGAAGGGCGAGGACTACATAAAGCTCTCGATTCTGAGCTTCCTGGAGGGACTCCTGATGACACTGAAGATGAAGTACCCGGGGAAAGGTGAGGTTGCGGACTTATACGAGGAAATCAGGGCCAAGCGGGCGGAGCTCGACGAGCTCTTCAGGAAGCCGGCGATGCAGAACCTTCAGTGA
- the meaB gene encoding methylmalonyl Co-A mutase-associated GTPase MeaB, translating into MTLESLIQSALSGDKKAIARLITLVENDEEKAREIIRRIYPHTGKAYVVGITGPPGSGKSTLLDKLIKLARDEGHKVGVIAIDPTSPFTGGALLGDRLRMQRHSTDPGVFIRSMATRGSLGGLAKATNDAVKVLDASGYDLIFVETVGVGQIEVDIVKTADTVVLVTVPGLGDEVQAIKAGLMEVADIFAINKADREGTEMVYLELKMALEFERDKWRQIGWEPPIVETTAFTLKGVRPLWEAIKRHRKHMEESGRLRERRAFRAREEVKTIIASTIASKVEERLAKGEAKELIEEVVERKLDPYSASQIVMEKLKEDLWR; encoded by the coding sequence ATGACGCTCGAGTCCCTAATTCAGTCGGCGCTATCGGGCGATAAAAAGGCCATAGCAAGGCTGATAACCCTCGTTGAAAACGACGAGGAAAAAGCCAGGGAGATAATACGGAGGATTTACCCCCACACGGGAAAGGCCTACGTCGTCGGCATAACAGGTCCGCCCGGTTCTGGAAAGTCCACCCTTCTCGACAAGCTCATTAAGCTCGCCAGAGACGAGGGACACAAGGTTGGAGTCATAGCCATTGACCCGACGTCGCCATTCACGGGGGGTGCACTGCTCGGCGACAGGCTGAGGATGCAGAGGCACTCGACCGACCCAGGCGTCTTCATCAGGAGCATGGCGACGCGCGGTTCCCTCGGCGGTCTGGCGAAGGCCACCAACGACGCGGTTAAGGTTCTGGACGCTTCAGGCTACGACCTGATATTCGTCGAGACCGTTGGAGTCGGCCAGATTGAGGTTGACATCGTCAAAACCGCGGATACCGTCGTTCTCGTAACCGTTCCGGGACTCGGCGACGAGGTTCAGGCCATTAAGGCCGGTTTAATGGAAGTGGCAGACATCTTCGCCATCAACAAGGCCGACAGGGAAGGGACGGAGATGGTCTATCTCGAGCTCAAGATGGCCCTCGAGTTCGAGAGGGACAAGTGGAGGCAAATCGGCTGGGAGCCCCCGATAGTCGAGACAACAGCTTTCACCCTCAAGGGCGTCAGGCCCCTCTGGGAGGCGATAAAGAGGCACAGGAAGCACATGGAGGAGAGCGGAAGGTTGAGGGAGAGGAGGGCCTTCCGCGCGAGGGAGGAAGTGAAGACGATTATCGCCTCAACGATAGCGAGCAAGGTGGAGGAGAGGCTTGCGAAGGGAGAGGCGAAAGAGCTCATCGAGGAGGTCGTTGAGAGGAAGCTCGACCCCTATTCGGCCTCTCAAATCGTGATGGAGAAGCTTAAGGAGGACCTCTGGAGGTGA
- a CDS encoding DUF835 domain-containing protein, producing the protein MFLKGKIRGGPQKVLDYRVLPTVLRALPDRKVLITRKMPGEVPDSDVVHIWVTRVRHPQAVEPTNLYVIEQRVWDSLSKGARNVILDAFEYLLLENGLERTLRFVGKLRDMTLLSNSNFYVTVSDGVDERVLAMLKRIVE; encoded by the coding sequence ATGTTCCTGAAGGGGAAAATTCGCGGAGGGCCCCAGAAGGTTTTGGATTACAGGGTTCTTCCAACAGTGCTGAGAGCCCTCCCAGACAGGAAAGTTCTGATAACTAGGAAAATGCCGGGCGAGGTTCCAGATTCGGACGTTGTGCACATCTGGGTCACCCGGGTCAGGCATCCTCAAGCGGTTGAACCCACAAACCTCTACGTCATCGAGCAGAGGGTCTGGGACTCCCTTTCCAAAGGTGCCAGGAACGTAATCCTCGACGCCTTTGAATACCTCCTGCTCGAAAACGGACTTGAGAGAACCCTCCGCTTCGTAGGAAAGCTTAGGGACATGACCCTTCTTTCCAACTCAAACTTCTACGTAACCGTCAGCGACGGTGTTGATGAGCGGGTTCTCGCGATGCTGAAGAGAATCGTTGAGTGA